The sequence CGAGCGAATCATAATAAGGGGGGATCTGATAGCCGGCATAAATATGCGAATCGATCCGAATCCCAGGCCCGCCCCCAAAATGGAGGCTGGTGATCCTGCCGGGAGACGGACGGAAATCATGATCGGGGTCCTCAGCGTTGATGCGGCATTCGATCGCATGCCCCTGGAACTTGACTTTTTTGCTGCTCAGCTTCTTCCCGGCGGCGACCTCGATCTGGGCTTTGATCAGGTCGATTCCCGTAACATATTCCGTGACCGGATGCTCGACCTGGATCCTCGTGTTCATTTCCATAAAATAAAAATTTCCCGTCTTGTCGAGAAGGAACTCGATCGTTCCCGCGCCGAGGTACTTCACACTCTTGGCCCCCTTAACGGCGGCGGCCCCCATTTTCTCGCGCAGCTCGGCATTGACCGCGGGGGAGGGAGATTCTTCGATGAGCTTTTGGTGGCGGCGCTGGACGGAACAGTCGCGTTCGCCGAGATGCATGACGTTGCCGTGCGAATCCCCCAGCACCTGAATTTCGACATGACGCGGCTCCTCAAGATATTTTTCCATGTAGACGTCGGGGTTGCCGAAGGCGGATTCCGCTTCGTGGCGTGCCGTCTGAAACGCGTTTTCAACGTCGGCCTCCGTGCGCACAATACGCATCCCTCTTCCGCCGCCGCCAGCCGATGCCTTGATAATGACCGGCATACCGATCTCATGCGCAAGCTTTTTTGCCTGTTCAATGTCCTTCACCACTCCGTCGCTTCCGGGAACGACGGGGACCCCTGCTTTTTTCATTGTATCTTTGGCAAGCGATTTATCCCCCATCGCAGTGATCATTTCCGGCTTCGGCCCGATGAACTGCAGACCCGAGGTCAAACAGATCTCCGAGAACTGCGCGTTCTCCGCGAGGAACCCGTATCCCGGGTGGATGGCGTCCGCGTTGGTCACTTCCGCTGCGGCAAGGATGCGCGGGATGTTGAGATAGCTTTCTCTGCTCGGAGGAGGACCGATGCAGATGGCTTCGTCGGCAAATCTCACGTGAAGTGATTCCCGATCCGCTTCGGAGAACACCGCGACCGTTGAGATGCCCATCTCACGGCAAGCGCGAATGACGCGGAGCGCAATTTCGCCCCTGTTCGCGATGAGAATTTTTTTAAACAATCGCATGTTCGGAAATCACCAAAGGGCTTTTGAAAGAAAGTAGCTGTACACCGTGAATAGGATCAAGCGGGATACACGTCAGGCGGTTTCGATGAGGAAAAGCACCTGGTTATATTCGACCGGTTTGCCGTTCTCGACGCAAATCTTCGCAATTCTTCCTGTGCCGTCGGATTCGATCTCGTTCATCAGCTTCATAGCCTCGACGATGCAGAGCACTGTTCCCTCCTGTACTTGCTGCCCCACTTCGACGTAATTGGAGGCGTCGGGAGCCGGCGCGCGGTAGAACGTCCCGACGATCGGAGATTTGACTTCGTGATATTTCTTGTCTGCTGCCGGAGCAGGCTCAGGGGGCGGCGGCGGAGCGGCCGGTGCCGGAAATTGTTGTGGAACAACCGGCTGAGGCATCTGCTGAAGAACGCCCACATTGCCGGCGCTCTTCGTGATCCTCACCCGAATGCCCTCTTCTTCCAGCTCTATTTCGTTGACGCTGCTCTCCTCAACCAGCTTGAGAACTTCCTTAACAAATGCCAGATCCATTATGGCTCCGTCGTGATCGTGATGGATGGGTTGACAGCAACCTACTGCTTCACACGGTCCAGATACTGTCCCGTGCGGGTGTCGACGCGTATCACTTCACCTTCGCTGATAAAAAGAGGAACATTGACTGTCGCCCCGGTCTCGACTTTGGCCGGCTTTGTACCAGGGTTGGCGGTATCGCCGCGGACGCCGGGGACCGTTTCAATCACTTTCAATTCAACGTTGAACGGGAGCTCCGCTCCTACAGGATCGGCGCCATCAAACATCACTTCAACCGTGACCCCTTCCTTCAAGAACCGCGCTCCTCCGCCGAGAATTTTTTCGTCGATCGGAATCTGCTCGTAGGTTTCCTGGTCCATAAAGTGATAGCTCTGCCCGTCGTTGAACAGATATTGGTACTGCTTGTGTTCGACGCGGACAATCTCCACTTCCTCGCCCGAGCGGAAGCGATTTTCCATGATCCTGCCGTTACGAACATTGCGCATTTTCGCCTGGTAGAATGCCCGCAGATTACCGGGCGTCCGGTGCTGATATTCCTCAAGAACATGAAGCTCGCCGTTGAACCGTAAAAAAGTGCCTACCTTCAAATCAGAAGTTGTTGCCATACTTTACCCTAGCTTCTCAAACAAGAAATGAAAATTAGCTGAAAAATTTGTAAAATGGACGCGGTTTCCGTATTTTAGCGGCAAAAATATAGTCAGATTGGCATCGAAAGTCAAGAAGGAACCCCCGGCGTGCGTACCACAATCGATCGACTGCTTTCCATTTTTCCCTTCGTTCTTATCATCCTCGCCGGATGCGGCACACCTGCATCAAAAAAATTTTCTCCCGAGACGGCGCGCACCTATGCGGAGCTGCTCGCATTGCACGAAAAGGAAAAAATCGTCGGTTCAACACCCGATTCGCTCTACCGGCGTGACGTTGCGGATTTCTTTTCAGCGAGAAAAATACACGAAGAAGATTTTCAGAAGGAGATCGCCGACATTTCACACGACGATCTGGCGTGGAAAGAATTTCTTACAAAGTCCCTCATCCTTCTCGACAGCATCAAAGCCGCGCGGGTGCAGCAGCATTGACCGTCGGCATTGCCGCTTAGTTCCCTTTCTTCAGGGTGAACATGAACGAGCTCCCCACCCCGACCTCGCTTTCAACCCAGATTTTTCCTCCGTGAGCCTTGATAATTTCCCTGCTGATCCACAGCCCTAAGCCGGAACCTTTGATGTTGCTCACCTCGGCGGAATCGACGCGGGAGAACTTCTGGAAGAGGCGCTCCATTTGATTTTCGGGAATGCCGATGCCGGTGTCTCTGACGGTCAGCAAGATTTCTTCGCTGCCGTGGTTCACCACCGAAATTTCAATCATGCCGCCTCGGGGAGAATATTTCACCGCGTTCGACACCAGATTCAACAGCACCTGCCGTAGTTTGCTTTGATCCCCTTTCACGAACGATGCATCGAGTTCAATATTGTACTGAAGCTGATGCCTGTTTGAAAACTTCACCATTGAAACGGCCTCTTTGACGAGCGCCTCAATATTCACCAGCTTGAAATAGTAACTGAGCTGCCCGGATTCCATCTTTGTAATGGTGAGCGTGTCTTCGGCGAGCTGGCTCAGCTTCGTCGCCTGGTCGATGATGATGCCGAGGTACTCCTTGAAGTGCTGGTTGGCCGCAACGAAATCTTTTTTGATGAGGGATTTCGCCGCAAGCATGATGCTCGAGAGAGGCGTCCGAAAATCGTGCGAGACGATGCCGACGAAATCCGATTTTAGTTTGTCGAGCTCCAGCAATTTCCTGTTCGACTCCTTGATCTCATTATAGAGCGTTGCGTTGTGAATCGCGCTTCCCAGCTGGTCGCACAATGTCCCCAGGACCATCACGTCCGTTTCATCGAACGCGTGAAGCTTGGTATCTTCGATGTTCAGGACGCCGACCACTTCCGTCCCGACTTTGATCGGGATCGCGAGCTCCGAATTCGTATTATGGTAGGCGAAGGAAAGGTACCGGTTGTCGGTGGAGACGTCGTTGGCCAGGATCTTTTCGCCGTACATTCCAACCCAGCCGACAATGCCGTACCCGGATTTTTGGCGGTAGCCATGGGGGAGAAAATCGACATAATTCCCCGAATGGGCGACGAGGACCTGATCCTTCGTTTCCTGATCTGTCAGAAAGATCGTGACGTCGAAGTAGGAAAAGTTCTTTTGTATTGCATCGGCGGCGAATTCCAGCATCCGGTCGAGGTCGAGCGTCGACGTCAGGCGCCCTGCAATGCGGTTGACGAGCTCAATTTGAGCGAGCCGCTTCTGGGCGTTGTCAAACATCGCCGTATGACGCAACGCCATTGCAACGTGGAAGCTGAGCAATTGGGCGAGCCACATATCGGGCTGGTTATACGCACCTG is a genomic window of Bacteroidota bacterium containing:
- a CDS encoding GAF domain-containing sensor histidine kinase — its product is MVKEMASDWQSSNNLELPKEELRIRLLEAQSFSKKISTLNEISLKIDETTSREGIIEVLRAELSWLIEGECIFMCLLNRAKSHYSVNTLSRVADALDINHELFAVDAGMPGWTIQNKAGIFVDIESAPAFTPALEGKFVEVGIKSLLIVPLRTSTEVIGSIGFGCAKAGAYNQPDMWLAQLLSFHVAMALRHTAMFDNAQKRLAQIELVNRIAGRLTSTLDLDRMLEFAADAIQKNFSYFDVTIFLTDQETKDQVLVAHSGNYVDFLPHGYRQKSGYGIVGWVGMYGEKILANDVSTDNRYLSFAYHNTNSELAIPIKVGTEVVGVLNIEDTKLHAFDETDVMVLGTLCDQLGSAIHNATLYNEIKESNRKLLELDKLKSDFVGIVSHDFRTPLSSIMLAAKSLIKKDFVAANQHFKEYLGIIIDQATKLSQLAEDTLTITKMESGQLSYYFKLVNIEALVKEAVSMVKFSNRHQLQYNIELDASFVKGDQSKLRQVLLNLVSNAVKYSPRGGMIEISVVNHGSEEILLTVRDTGIGIPENQMERLFQKFSRVDSAEVSNIKGSGLGLWISREIIKAHGGKIWVESEVGVGSSFMFTLKKGN
- the efp gene encoding elongation factor P, with protein sequence MATTSDLKVGTFLRFNGELHVLEEYQHRTPGNLRAFYQAKMRNVRNGRIMENRFRSGEEVEIVRVEHKQYQYLFNDGQSYHFMDQETYEQIPIDEKILGGGARFLKEGVTVEVMFDGADPVGAELPFNVELKVIETVPGVRGDTANPGTKPAKVETGATVNVPLFISEGEVIRVDTRTGQYLDRVKQ
- the accC gene encoding acetyl-CoA carboxylase biotin carboxylase subunit yields the protein MFKKILIANRGEIALRVIRACREMGISTVAVFSEADRESLHVRFADEAICIGPPPSRESYLNIPRILAAAEVTNADAIHPGYGFLAENAQFSEICLTSGLQFIGPKPEMITAMGDKSLAKDTMKKAGVPVVPGSDGVVKDIEQAKKLAHEIGMPVIIKASAGGGGRGMRIVRTEADVENAFQTARHEAESAFGNPDVYMEKYLEEPRHVEIQVLGDSHGNVMHLGERDCSVQRRHQKLIEESPSPAVNAELREKMGAAAVKGAKSVKYLGAGTIEFLLDKTGNFYFMEMNTRIQVEHPVTEYVTGIDLIKAQIEVAAGKKLSSKKVKFQGHAIECRINAEDPDHDFRPSPGRITSLHFGGGPGIRIDSHIYAGYQIPPYYDSLVAKLIVHANTRDEAITKMEYALEECIIEGIHTTIPFQQKVMKNDKFRSGIFDTKFIETFAA
- the accB gene encoding acetyl-CoA carboxylase biotin carboxyl carrier protein, translating into MDLAFVKEVLKLVEESSVNEIELEEEGIRVRITKSAGNVGVLQQMPQPVVPQQFPAPAAPPPPPEPAPAADKKYHEVKSPIVGTFYRAPAPDASNYVEVGQQVQEGTVLCIVEAMKLMNEIESDGTGRIAKICVENGKPVEYNQVLFLIETA